One segment of Pseudomonas asgharzadehiana DNA contains the following:
- the nuoJ gene encoding NADH-quinone oxidoreductase subunit J: protein MEFAFYFASGIAVVSTLRVITNTNPVHALLYLIISLIAVAMTFFSLGAPFAGVLEVIAYAGAIMVLFVFVVMMLNLGPASVAQERVWLKPGIWLGPVVLAALLLGELLYVLFAHQSGQAIGHTTVDAKAVGVSLFGPYLLVVELASMLLLAAAITAFHLGRNEAKEQ from the coding sequence ATGGAATTCGCTTTCTATTTCGCATCGGGTATTGCAGTGGTGTCCACGCTTCGCGTGATCACCAACACCAACCCCGTGCACGCCCTGCTCTACCTGATCATTTCGCTGATCGCCGTGGCCATGACCTTTTTCAGCCTCGGCGCACCGTTCGCCGGTGTGCTGGAAGTGATCGCCTACGCCGGCGCCATCATGGTGTTGTTCGTGTTCGTGGTGATGATGCTCAACCTGGGGCCGGCTTCGGTCGCCCAGGAGCGCGTCTGGCTCAAGCCCGGCATCTGGCTCGGCCCGGTTGTCCTCGCAGCGCTGCTGCTGGGTGAACTGCTGTATGTGCTGTTCGCCCACCAGAGCGGCCAGGCCATCGGCCACACCACCGTGGACGCGAAAGCCGTGGGCGTCAGCCTGTTCGGCCCGTACCTGCTGGTGGTCGAACTGGCGTCGATGCTGCTGCTCGCCGCAGCCATCACTGCCTTCCACTTGGGCCGCAACGAAGCCAAGGAGCAATGA
- the nuoK gene encoding NADH-quinone oxidoreductase subunit NuoK: MPAIPLEHGLAVAGILFCLGLVGLMVRRNILFVLMSLEIMMNAAALAFIVAGARWGQPDGQVMFILVISLAAAEASIGLAILLQLYRRFHTLDIDAASEMRG; this comes from the coding sequence ATGCCTGCTATCCCTTTGGAGCATGGTCTGGCGGTCGCCGGCATCCTGTTCTGCCTTGGCCTGGTCGGCCTGATGGTTCGCCGTAACATTCTGTTCGTGTTGATGAGCCTGGAAATCATGATGAACGCCGCGGCATTGGCGTTCATCGTGGCGGGCGCACGTTGGGGCCAGCCGGATGGACAAGTCATGTTCATCCTGGTGATCAGCCTGGCAGCCGCCGAAGCCAGTATTGGCCTGGCGATCCTGCTGCAGCTGTACCGTCGCTTCCACACGCTTGATATCGACGCTGCCAGTGAGATGCGCGGATGA
- the nuoL gene encoding NADH-quinone oxidoreductase subunit L: MNMIFLTFVFPLIGFLLLSFSRGRWSENLSALVGVGSIGLSAIVAAYVIWQFNVAPPEGGHYTLVLWQWMSVEGFKPNFALYVDGLSITMLGVVVGVGFLIHLFASWYMRGEAGYSRFFSYTNLFIASMLFLVLGDNLLFLYFGWEGVGLCSYLLIGFYYSNRNNGNAALKAFIVTRIGDVFMAIGLFILFQQVGTLNIQELLVLAPQKFQVGDFWITLATLMLLGGAVGKSAQLPLQTWLADAMAGPTPVSALIHAATMVTAGVYLIARTHGLFTLAPDILHLVGIVGGVTLVLAGFAALVQTDIKRILAYSTMSQIGYMFLALGVGAWDAAIFHLMTHAFFKALLFLASGAVIVACHHEQNIFKMGGLWKKLPLAYASFIVGGAALAALPLVTAGFYSKDEILWEAFASGNRNLLYAGLVGAFMTSLYTFRLIFITFHGEAKTEAHAGHGISHWLPLSVLIILSTFVGAMITPPLHGVLPQSVGHAGGEAQHSLEIASGAIAIAGILLAALLFLGKRRFVTAVANSGIGRFLSAWWFAAWGFDWIYDKLFVKPYLAISHVLRKDPLDQTIGLIPRAAKGGHTALSRSETGQLRWYAASMAAGAVLVIGAIVVVAV, encoded by the coding sequence ATGAACATGATCTTTCTGACTTTCGTATTTCCCCTGATCGGTTTCCTGCTGCTGTCGTTCTCCCGTGGACGCTGGTCGGAAAACCTGTCTGCCCTGGTGGGCGTGGGTTCGATCGGCCTGTCGGCCATCGTCGCCGCTTACGTCATCTGGCAATTCAACGTGGCACCGCCCGAAGGCGGCCATTACACCCTGGTGCTGTGGCAGTGGATGTCGGTGGAGGGCTTCAAGCCCAACTTCGCCCTCTACGTCGACGGCCTGTCGATCACCATGCTCGGCGTGGTGGTGGGTGTGGGCTTCCTGATCCACCTGTTCGCGTCCTGGTACATGCGCGGTGAAGCGGGCTACTCGCGCTTCTTCTCGTACACCAACCTGTTTATCGCCAGCATGCTGTTCCTGGTGCTGGGCGATAACCTGTTGTTCCTGTACTTCGGTTGGGAAGGCGTGGGCCTGTGCTCGTACCTGTTGATCGGTTTCTACTACAGCAACCGCAACAACGGTAACGCGGCGCTCAAGGCGTTTATCGTCACCCGCATCGGCGACGTGTTCATGGCGATCGGCCTGTTCATCCTGTTCCAACAGGTGGGCACGCTGAATATCCAGGAACTGCTGGTGCTGGCACCGCAAAAATTCCAGGTCGGCGACTTCTGGATCACCCTGGCGACCCTGATGCTGCTGGGCGGCGCCGTGGGTAAATCCGCGCAACTGCCGCTGCAAACCTGGCTGGCGGACGCCATGGCCGGCCCTACCCCGGTATCGGCACTGATCCACGCCGCCACCATGGTAACCGCCGGTGTCTACCTGATCGCCCGTACCCACGGCCTGTTCACCCTGGCGCCGGACATCCTGCACCTTGTAGGCATCGTTGGCGGCGTGACCCTGGTACTGGCCGGCTTCGCCGCGCTGGTGCAGACCGACATCAAGCGTATCCTCGCCTACTCGACCATGAGCCAGATCGGCTACATGTTCCTGGCCCTGGGCGTCGGAGCCTGGGACGCGGCGATTTTCCACCTGATGACCCACGCCTTCTTCAAGGCCCTGCTGTTCCTCGCTTCCGGTGCGGTGATCGTTGCCTGCCACCACGAGCAGAACATCTTCAAGATGGGCGGTCTGTGGAAGAAACTGCCGTTGGCCTACGCCAGCTTCATCGTCGGTGGTGCCGCCCTGGCCGCCCTGCCGCTGGTGACCGCCGGTTTCTATTCCAAGGACGAAATTCTCTGGGAAGCCTTCGCCAGCGGTAACCGGAACCTGCTGTACGCAGGCCTGGTAGGTGCGTTCATGACCTCGCTGTACACCTTCCGCCTGATCTTCATCACCTTCCACGGTGAAGCCAAGACCGAAGCGCACGCAGGCCACGGCATCTCCCACTGGTTGCCATTGTCGGTGCTGATCATCCTGTCGACCTTCGTCGGCGCGATGATCACCCCGCCTCTGCACGGTGTGTTGCCACAGAGCGTCGGCCATGCCGGCGGCGAAGCTCAGCACAGCCTGGAAATCGCCTCGGGCGCCATTGCCATTGCCGGTATCCTGCTGGCGGCCCTGCTGTTCCTCGGCAAGCGTCGCTTCGTGACGGCCGTGGCCAACAGTGGCATCGGCCGCTTCCTGTCGGCCTGGTGGTTCGCCGCGTGGGGCTTCGACTGGATCTACGACAAACTGTTCGTCAAGCCTTACCTCGCTATCAGCCACGTACTGCGCAAAGACCCGCTCGACCAGACCATCGGTCTGATCCCGCGCGCCGCGAAAGGCGGTCACACCGCCCTGAGCCGAAGCGAGACGGGCCAATTGCGTTGGTATGCAGCTTCCATGGCGGCCGGTGCCGTGCTGGTGATCGGCGCCATCGTAGTGGTAGCGGTCTGA
- the nuoM gene encoding NADH-quinone oxidoreductase subunit M: protein MILPWLILIPFIGGLLCWMGERFGATLPRWIALLTMSLELALGLWLWAHGDYSFAPAPGVDPTFALEFKHVWIQRFGINVHLALDGLSLLMILLTGLLGILSVLCSWKEIQRHVGFFHLNLMWILGGVVGVFLALDLFMFFFFWEMMLVPMYFLIALWGHSSSDGKKTRIYAATKFFIFTQASGLIMLVAILGLVLVNFNSTGVITFNYADLLKTKMSLTTEYILMLGFFIAFAVKLPVVPFHSWLPDAHAQAPTAGSVDLAGILLKTAAYGLLRFALPLFPNASAEFAPIAMTLGLIGIFYGAFLAFAQTDIKRLIAFSSVSHMGFVLIGIYSGSQLALQGAVIQMLAHGVSAAALFILSGQLYERLHTRDMREMGGVWSRIAYLPAISLFFAAASLGLPGTGNFIGEFLILMGAFVQTPWISAIATSGLVFGSVYSLIMIHRAYFGPAKSDTVLKGMDARELIMVLGLAVLLIYIGVYPQPFLDTSAATMHGVQQWFGTAFSQLASAR, encoded by the coding sequence ATGATTCTGCCCTGGCTAATCCTGATCCCCTTTATCGGCGGCCTGCTCTGCTGGATGGGTGAACGCTTCGGCGCCACCCTCCCCCGCTGGATTGCGTTGCTGACCATGTCCCTGGAACTCGCGCTCGGCCTTTGGCTGTGGGCCCATGGTGACTACTCATTCGCTCCGGCACCGGGCGTCGATCCGACCTTCGCGCTTGAATTCAAGCACGTATGGATCCAGCGTTTCGGCATCAACGTGCACCTGGCCCTCGACGGCCTGTCGCTGTTGATGATCCTGCTGACCGGCCTGCTGGGTATCCTCTCGGTACTCTGCTCCTGGAAAGAAATTCAGCGTCACGTGGGCTTCTTCCACCTGAACCTGATGTGGATTCTGGGCGGTGTTGTCGGCGTATTCCTCGCCCTCGACCTGTTCATGTTCTTCTTCTTCTGGGAAATGATGCTGGTGCCGATGTACTTCCTCATCGCGCTTTGGGGTCACAGTTCTTCGGACGGCAAGAAAACCCGGATCTACGCGGCGACCAAGTTCTTCATCTTCACCCAGGCTTCCGGCCTGATCATGTTGGTGGCGATCCTGGGTCTGGTACTGGTCAACTTCAACAGCACAGGCGTGATTACCTTCAACTACGCCGACCTGTTGAAAACCAAGATGTCCCTGACCACCGAGTACATCCTCATGCTGGGCTTCTTCATCGCCTTCGCGGTGAAGCTGCCGGTGGTGCCGTTCCACTCCTGGTTGCCTGACGCTCACGCCCAGGCACCGACCGCCGGTTCCGTCGACCTCGCCGGTATCCTGCTCAAAACCGCCGCTTACGGCCTGCTGCGCTTCGCATTGCCGTTGTTCCCGAACGCCTCGGCCGAGTTCGCGCCGATCGCCATGACCCTGGGTCTGATCGGGATCTTCTACGGTGCGTTCCTGGCCTTCGCCCAAACCGACATCAAGCGCCTGATCGCCTTCTCGTCCGTTTCCCACATGGGTTTCGTACTGATCGGCATCTACTCCGGCAGCCAGCTGGCGTTGCAGGGCGCGGTGATCCAGATGTTGGCCCACGGTGTCTCGGCGGCTGCGCTGTTTATCCTCAGCGGCCAGCTGTACGAGCGTCTGCACACCCGTGACATGCGTGAAATGGGTGGCGTGTGGTCACGCATCGCTTACCTGCCGGCGATCAGCCTGTTCTTTGCCGCGGCATCCCTGGGCTTGCCGGGTACCGGTAACTTCATCGGCGAGTTCCTGATCCTGATGGGAGCCTTCGTGCAGACGCCGTGGATCAGCGCCATCGCTACCTCGGGCCTGGTGTTCGGTTCGGTCTACTCGCTGATCATGATCCACCGTGCCTACTTCGGCCCGGCCAAGTCCGACACTGTCCTGAAGGGGATGGATGCTCGCGAACTGATCATGGTGCTCGGCCTCGCGGTACTGCTGATCTACATCGGCGTATACCCGCAGCCGTTCCTGGACACTTCTGCCGCAACGATGCATGGCGTGCAGCAGTGGTTCGGCACCGCCTTCTCTCAACTCGCTTCGGCCCGGTAA